A genomic stretch from Anaerolineae bacterium includes:
- a CDS encoding PfkB family carbohydrate kinase, which translates to MSFPSFDRLEVLLCAIRNARVLLIGDLCLDAYWYADMTRSELSRETPRFPLPIVAETYSPGGAANVAANLAALGVGRVQAIGVLGQDWRGDILMRELTACGIDIAAVIRSPQRTTPTYIKPIRRGYGGVQQEDSRLDFQDFTPLPANLEDAVIEALRHAVPDVDAVVIGDQLDPGVVTPRVRSALIELAAAEPRRPFVVDSRKHIADFRAMILKPNELELAQAIAPSRLGPLDRAELAVMGQALARLAGRPCFVTLGADGALLCREDGVTHLPAAPVRPPLDIVGAGDTFLAALGAALAARATLEEAGSLGNLAAAVVVEKLNQTGTASPDEVRERLTLARQAEVAS; encoded by the coding sequence ATGAGCTTCCCATCCTTTGATCGCCTGGAGGTCTTGCTATGCGCGATCCGAAACGCCCGCGTGTTACTCATCGGCGATCTTTGCCTGGATGCGTACTGGTACGCTGACATGACCCGTTCAGAGTTGTCGCGGGAGACGCCGCGCTTCCCCTTGCCTATCGTCGCGGAAACATACAGCCCCGGCGGCGCCGCCAACGTGGCCGCCAATTTAGCGGCGCTGGGGGTCGGGCGCGTTCAGGCCATTGGCGTGCTGGGACAGGACTGGCGCGGCGACATCCTGATGAGGGAGTTGACGGCCTGCGGCATTGACATCGCCGCTGTTATCCGTTCCCCACAGCGCACGACTCCAACGTATATCAAGCCCATCCGACGCGGCTATGGCGGCGTCCAACAGGAGGACAGCCGACTCGACTTCCAGGATTTCACGCCGCTGCCGGCTAACTTGGAAGACGCTGTGATCGAAGCGCTGCGCCATGCCGTCCCGGACGTAGACGCGGTGGTCATCGGCGACCAACTGGACCCCGGCGTGGTCACGCCGCGCGTGCGCAGCGCGCTCATCGAGCTGGCCGCCGCCGAGCCGCGACGCCCGTTCGTGGTAGATTCGCGCAAACACATCGCCGACTTTCGAGCGATGATCCTCAAACCGAACGAGCTGGAGCTCGCCCAGGCAATCGCTCCTAGCCGCCTTGGGCCCCTTGACCGTGCTGAGCTGGCCGTCATGGGACAGGCCCTAGCTCGACTCGCTGGGCGTCCCTGCTTTGTCACCCTCGGAGCCGATGGGGCTTTGCTCTGTCGCGAAGACGGTGTCACCCACTTGCCCGCGGCCCCTGTGCGCCCGCCGTTGGACATCGTGGGCGCTGGCGACACGTTCCTGGCGGCGCTGGGCGCAGCGCTAGCGGCCAGAGCCACCCTGGAGGAAGCGGGCAGCCTGGGCAATTTGGCCGCAGCGGTGGTAGTGGAGAAACTTAACCAGACCGGTACCGCCTCGCCCGACGAGGTACGGGAACGGCTGACGCTGGCTCGGCAGGCA
- a CDS encoding SIS domain-containing protein yields MADALHISGELLKSYARPRPLPERIRQRLLAAPDGERLAASLEGGLRALVLGANPSLASAVDNDNLQRAMGLAQELYALARPGDVLLGISTSGNARNVCLAAQVARALNLRVIALTGERDSELGRLADVTIHAPGILTGRIQEQHVRIYHALCAMLEDHFFGSVGERR; encoded by the coding sequence ATGGCCGACGCGCTACACATCTCCGGCGAACTGCTCAAGTCCTATGCTCGTCCTCGTCCCCTACCGGAACGCATCCGCCAGCGCCTTTTGGCCGCGCCTGATGGCGAGCGCCTAGCCGCGAGCCTGGAAGGCGGGCTGCGGGCGCTTGTCCTAGGGGCAAATCCATCGCTGGCCAGCGCGGTGGACAACGACAACCTTCAGCGGGCAATGGGGCTGGCTCAAGAGCTGTACGCGTTGGCCCGCCCAGGTGATGTGCTACTAGGCATTTCCACCAGCGGGAATGCACGGAATGTCTGCCTGGCCGCGCAGGTGGCTCGCGCGTTGAATCTGAGAGTGATCGCCCTTACTGGAGAGCGGGACAGCGAGCTAGGCCGGCTAGCTGATGTAACCATTCACGCCCCTGGCATCCTTACTGGCCGCATCCAGGAGCAGCACGTCCGCATCTACCACGCGCTGTGTGCCATGTTGGAAGATCACTTCTTTGGCAGTGTAGGTGAGAGACGATAG